CACACAAGCATTCATGTCGGATCAATTAAAGGTAATTTACGAGAGTTTAACCATACTAcataccctatctccgataggtTTCCCGTCTTTGAATGCTGAAAAcatggaaaaagaaaggatatCTTCAGCtaacaacaaaattttgaatgATAACAAGTTATGGAACTCTAACATGTTGGTCTTTGACTTCCCTATCTCTGAATTGGTGATTCCGACAACTTATGGAATAACTGGAACATAGAACGGTTAAGAGGAATATGTAACGCGTTCAATGTGAGTACTTACGAAGAGTAATGGCACCAGAGTCTGCAAGGCTGTCATTGAGTAGATGTCCAATTATATCAGCGGTATCGTTGCTTCCATAGAAGGTAGTGTAGTGATTAATGCCCACAAAATCCAAGGACCCTTTAATTAGAGCAGACTCGGATTTGGAAAAGGTTGGCAGCCGACTTCCAACCCTACTTCTCATAGAGCTTGGATAATCCCCAAACATAAATGGATCAAGAAACCTGCCGTTCCAACATAGTGATTACACAAATTATAACGCAGTTCCTAGTCAAATATAACTAAGTAGTAAAATCAAATTTGTGATTACCAGCCAAGCTGAAAATCTTGGGCTATTTTAGTTGCAATGACGTCTGCTGTCGAGTTTGTTGCTGATTCATACCAGATAACATCAAATGATGCCCCAACCGATCCACGCTGTTTTGACTGCAAAGACACCAAGTAGCATCATTAATCAACTTCTGTTGTTAATAGTTACGCGCATGAATATTTCTCCATTCCATCATTCTTACCTTATACTTTCTCCGGTAAATATCAGCCGCAGTTCCATGAGACAGGATGACATTGTGAGCAACTATGTAAGGCTCAGTTGCTGAGTTTCCTGCCCTGCAGAAAAGTAAAAGGGGGATGGAGCACCTTCCCGGTGCCTCGAGCCCTACATCATATCCTTGTATAGAAAATGTATGTGGCTCGTTGAATGTGATCCAGTGCTTCACCCTGTCACCAAAATTTTGAAAGCATGCGTCCGCGTATGTTGCAAAGTCCTTTCTGCAATGGACTAAGGTCATATGAATCACTTGAATCCAAAACTCATCGTTAATCAAACTTACAAAAATTAGAGGAACAAAACTGTCAACGTTGATTACATGACTTGAGGGTTGAGCCACCCGTTGTATTTGTCTTCCAAGGCTTGAGGGAGGTCCCAGTGATAGAGGGTCACATATGGTTCAATGCCTGCACATACAGAATCTCATAGTTCAGTCCATGATTCCATCCTGATAAATAAACGTTCGATGCTGAAATTTCTCCGTTGCCATTAAGAAGTGTGACGGAGCTTAATGCAAAGTCAGAAGTACATACAAAACTCtggagaaaaatgaaaatgtaaGGCACCTTTGGCTAGCAATGCATCGATGAGACGATTGTAGTAATCAACACCCGCCTGATTAATATGCCCGGTTCCATCTGATATACGAAAAGCTCGCAGTTAAAATTTGATGAACTAATCTTGTATGTGAAGTAAATATGAACTCATAGAACTAATAGAGCTTACTGGGGAAAATCCGAGTCCAGGATATCGAAAATCTGTAAGCATCCATTCCCATGTCCTTCATACGTTGCACATCCTCCTGCTTGCAACTAACTTAACTTTTGCTcaatttaacaaagaaaatgcaAGGGTTAGTTTTGAGTACTAGACTTGCCTTATAACGGTGATACTCATCCACAGCAACATCTGCATTACTGGAATCGGTTATTTTACCTGCAGCACAAGGCAAATGATCCGCATGCGTTAGGTGTTATATATTTCTGAATTGCTCCCTAAAATATGGACGATTTGAGTGTCACATGGAATATATATACGAGcgtctctttttttatttaattatgatgTGATGAGTGAGATACTTTGTAATTGGTAAATATTTCAAAGTACggcaaaatataatttaaaaataaaactaaagatTGACgataaattaacaaattattaCCAAAAGTATGTGAAAAGGTGTCCCAGATAGAAGGCCCCCTTCCGTCCTCTTTAACTGCACCTTCGTACTGACAAAAAATCAGAAGGTAAAAAATGTAAgtaacttgtttttttttataaccataTTCCTCAAATAATTGTGTATCATATCAAAAGTACAATTGATATTAATAaaagtttaaataaattatgaaataaaACAATATCTGGTTGATGAAAGACAAATTCTGAATGCTTTCGTGGTCACTATATATACGAAAAGTTATAAGCATCAAAAGGCTGGTTTGCAAATATCGTGAAGGAATGAAGAAAAGTTCTTTCTCAATTTACTTTGTCACGGAATTACCGAACTGTAATCAGAGTcattaatattataaattacttATACACAAACAAATGGATAAATTTGATAAAATCATTATGTACTGTTATTTGGATTCAAAATTACACCATCGGCCCGTGCAATCGAGATCATTGATTGAGCATAATTCTAGATCGTCGGATGGGAAAAAACGAGATGAGTTGGATGCGAACAAAGAATCTTTAATCCAAAAACAGTGCAATTCAAAGTAATTTTGGATACGTGGTATGTGGGCATACGGATTGGTTCCACTTGGGAAGTTTTGGGAACCAAGGGATAAGGATCAGCATTTTGGGAATGATTAGCAGCACGTGGCATGCTATAATCATTATCATTTTggttaatattgtttgtttgccCAAGGTCGCTTTGCTGATAGGATTGGGTTTTTTGGTTATTATTATCCATTTAAAAGTGGGTGATATTGATGATGGATAAATGTTGCTATGCATGTGGCTCGGAATTGATCAAGATGGTCGGATAAGATGCATGCATGAGATGAAATTTTGATAAGAAGCCTAGATGGAATAGGATTTTGGTCTGATGAGATGCATGTATGGGATACCGAACTGAAACCTTAGTCTCGATTTCCAAATCGAAAATTTCGGAATTTCCAATTTCAagaccgatcccaaaccaaattttcgagAATCCTGAAATAGTTTCAGTATTTCGGGACAATGGGAATCCCTAAATATTTTTGGGCTTTTCGACTTTTCGGCTATAATAACTTGGTTGTGGCTGTGCAGTGTGCAGAATAGCAAATCTGCACTGCATATCTTGGCTGTGCAGTGAAGTGATCATCATAAAAGAAAAGCACCACCTATCCATTAAACACCACGAAATGAGCAAGACCATTTATTAATTTGAAACATAATATCAACACATGAGTCATGACTAATAAATTTCCAGATTAACTatcaattttaagtttttactACTTATTTCAACTACTTAACAAATACACACATTGCCCACAATTATATTCCAAAAAGGATGTTGTGTAAAGCAAACCCAAGTATACAGTATACTACAGAAAGTGTTCACCTTCAGCTAACATTTGAAGCCAGACTAGTGATAAAGATAACAGTAGAAATTATGTTTCACCAGGCTCCGGTTGTAGTGATAAACATCTGTAGAAACACGACTCCCACACATTTTACATTATTACATATATAGTTGTTGGTAAACCTTTTCATATGCCATGATGATCCAAGTGATTTCATTCAAACAAACTGctcaacacaccatttttttttttaagatatcTCATTTCAGATTTGTCCTTCCATACCACCAAATATATATACTCTCTCAAGACTCATCATGTCAATAGATGAACATACATTGAAGTTTGAACAATCGTGTATACGAAAAAACAAAATAGCTTATAATTATATCATGGGACAAAAACCAGAGTTTACTAGGTTCCTTCATAATTTCTTTTACGACTGACATAATTTGAGTCAGAGAAGCGGGATATGAACTTATAGTTTACATGTGTGCAAGTGTTCCCGTGAGTGAGGATCATTGCATGTGTAAACAGTTTAAAAGCACAAATAATGTCATGCTTTGATGACCATTCCAGCAAAACGTTTTACAaggaacaaagaaacaaaagtaaaaaagcTCTGATTGCAGAAGGTATTTTAGAAAACATGACTTACGTCAAGCTTCCTCCCCCTTTAACCTCTCATTCCCTCTATAACCTCTTCGTGGATTCAAAATCCCTAATTCCAAAAGCCCTaattcaaaaaccctaatttcagaATTCCTAATTCAGAAACCCAAATTCAAAATCCCTAATCGAATTTGGAATCAAACAATTTGTATGAACTTTGGTTGAGTTTATTGCAGGAATTTCTTACCTTTTGTAGCGAGGAGAAGTGCGGACTGAGACCGAGAGCTCAATTCAGGAGCCGGATTCGGGTGGTATGGACAGTGGGTGAAGGCCCGATTCTGGTGAGGAGTGAGGACTGTGAGGAATGAGGACTGGTGTGGGTAGATTCGGGATTAAGGCGAGTGGGAGGAGAGTGGTGAGGTTCCGTTCAGAAGATACTAAGGTGAGGTGAGGTGAAGTTTTGAGTCTGAGGTAAGGTAAGTGTCGAGAGACCGAGAGAGAAAGTCAGAGACAGGGTTTGATAACTTTGATTTATATTCAACGGTTAAGATTAAATCTCAACAGAATCCGACGgctattaaaattctaaatatatatttaaaaattaaataatatatatatttttcggttcggtttgggattttcgaaatcccaaaaacttgaGACCGATTCCTGTACTAAAATTTCGGGATCGGTTCTGTATTGGGTatcgaaatttttgggattttcggtttgggattttttcggttcagtTTCGGGAAATATTCGGTGATGTGATAAGCGCAGATAGGCTCGGATAGATGACACGCGGATCAGTCTCCCTTCCAAGAGTTTAAGTTGCAATTGAATTCTACAAATACCATCAGACTGCAAGCAGATGCACAatcactataaatacaagaggtCGTGCAACATGGAAAACAtactccaattcaacacacaaattgtcttgggcaaacctctcaaacatcttgagattttttttttttccgtcaaCACACcatcagtttggataaacaacactgtgaaggcaactggtgacatcttcagtttggataaatagcactgttgCCGTATAATCAACCGTTcccggagcaccttcagtttggataaacagcactgcatcaagaccgactggttatctatccaagtctcggtcaagaaggattttcgaatccttattgccataggtcatctcattagccatcTTGGCGAAGTGAGGTTttacaggttactacattcggcacattgaaagccgaatttgatattgaactttgtagaactagcagccttgtcttcaggctctagaccTCAAAGGTCGAGGCGTGTTTCTTCCTTGGCCgtagttgcaagatcaagaagtcagtagcGCGCTCAACGtaacatcaacatattttactcatTGGTCGACAAGTTGGCACGCCCAACATACAATTGAAGaacatagttagcttattaattactcagcttgcgcgccacgtagacttggtagtttttaggatcAATAACTGTCTATCTATTTACTGTCGTTGATTGATTAAATGatcttaaatttaatttttttccttaaaaaatccataaaagatgatttataatataaacagtTATGAACACTATCTAAACTGAGGAGGAACTCTTCTTCAATGTTAAGAGCCAGCCAAGCTCCTCTCTACCTCTATCATAATAGATAGTGGTCATTTTTTTAGGccaaaaactagaaaactcCCGAAAATGAACTTGGAATTCCGGTAATGACCCTCATTTCTCGATTGCATGACTTTGTGGACTCTGGCCCTCAACCGTCATTTTGATGTGAGCTGAAGTGCTTTTTGCCTTTTAAGTAGGGGTGGTATTGGTACGATTACTGTACCAAAATCCATGTACCAATTATCataccaaacttttggtataacaaaatctattatcattACCATGCTAAACTTTCTGTATACCGAATTTCGGCATGCTATATAGTTCGGTTGGCATGATATGGTAATAGTAATTACcactttgttttgggccaattttttttttccaacccaATTCAAGGCCCAAACGTGTTTTGGTCATTCCCTTTGGATTtctaaaacttttttatttaattatgagaattttataAGATTTATTTaagaaacaaaaagtaaatAGATGGAAGAATTTCTGAAAGAACCTAATATCCctaaaaaaatagtacaaagATTCCTAAATTTCATCTCTACATTctttaaaattgtacaaaaattaaCTTGATAGACGAAGTCAGGGAGAAAGACATCCCAATttgatgaaggagaagatgagATGGACTCTGGAGAGAGAGAGTCGCCGGAAATGGAGCTATAGAGACGAAGTCAGTGGCTAGATGAATGAAAAGATGAAGAGTCGTAGCGCAAGAAGACTTAGGTTTTTTTATTGGGAAAGTTGAGGTTAGAGGGTGAGATGATTGGATAAATGactaggaaaaaaatataagtgcatatataatgataataatacctaattatatataaatgaataaataaatgatataatattaatagTAGTGATACGGTACGGTATACCATTGGTAAtagttttgaatacaattacCATACAAAAAATGTATGATACGGTATAAATACTGTACCATTACCAATGGTACAAATTTTTTGACACAACTTTGGTAGGGTaatttggtaaaaaaatttcaccccTACTTTTAAGTGGGTTTATTTagcaacaaaattgaaaaaccgGAAAAGCTCCTATGCTCCAGCAATTACATCACCATCACATTCTATCTTCACGTGATTACTGTGAATCTGCGGATGCAATGACTTGCAAAAACTACAACTACAATTTTGTTTCAAACATGCAATATTTGTAACGATGAGTCAAACTCGGAACCTCACGTGCTCGGGCGCTCAAATACGATGCAAATGCTTTTAATCAAGTGAGCTATCCGCACTCGCACGAGGAACGGAGCGAGAAAAACATCAAAACTCAGGGTATAAGATGCAAATGCAAATCCCAGAAATTAATCACTGATTACTGGAAACCCAAACactaaaaaacagaaaactataATCACGAGAAATAATGAGTAATTAGTGATCTTTAACCACCACGTTAATCAAAAGGGCAAAAGAGTCAGTTGAAAAAGACGAACCTGGAAAGCAGAAGACGCAGTTCCGAAGACAAAACCTTTGGGAAAGCTACCCCTGTTGATATCCAAATCCGACAAACATGTTGGAAACCCAACAGCCAATAGAAATGCTGTGACGACCAAAGCTAGGCCTCCTCTTTCCGACCCCATCACTTCTCAACGGCGGCGGAGATATTAAGAAGGAGATTGGCTTCTAATCCCTGCTTAATTAGAGAGAGATTAACGAAAACTACAGGGGAGGAATTTGTAGAAATGGGTGAGGGAATAAGGGAAGAGCATTTATAGTGGTGAGTATATTTGCAGTGAGAGACAGACAACGTGAAAAATGGGTGGTTGAGTTCGATAAGGCATTAAAAACGTAGTGCAGTGGGTGGTGGTCACCACCAAAAGTGGCGGCGCGCTaccccagagagagagagagagtggtgtTATTGGACAGCGGGGAATGA
This Pyrus communis chromosome 6, drPyrComm1.1, whole genome shotgun sequence DNA region includes the following protein-coding sequences:
- the LOC137737991 gene encoding beta-glucosidase 40-like, yielding MGSERGGLALVVTAFLLAVGFPTCLSDLDINRGSFPKGFVFGTASSAFQYEGAVKEDGRGPSIWDTFSHTFGKITDSSNADVAVDEYHRYKEDVQRMKDMGMDAYRFSISWTRIFPNGTGHINQAGVDYYNRLIDALLAKGIEPYVTLYHWDLPQALEDKYNGWLNPQVIKDFATYADACFQNFGDRVKHWITFNEPHTFSIQGYDVGLEAPGRCSIPLLLFCRAGNSATEPYIVAHNVILSHGTAADIYRRKYKSKQRGSVGASFDVIWYESATNSTADVIATKIAQDFQLGWFLDPFMFGDYPSSMRSRVGSRLPTFSKSESALIKGSLDFVGINHYTTFYGSNDTADIIGHLLNDSLADSGAITLPFKDGKPIGDRANSIWLYIVPEGMRKLMNYIKKKYGNPLVIITENGMDDPNSPFISLKDALKDTKRIKYHHDYLTNLLASIKEDGCNVKGYFAWSLLDNWEWAAGYTSRFGLYFVDYKDKLKRYPKDSVQWFTNFLNSTQTRE